A genomic window from Pirellulales bacterium includes:
- a CDS encoding DUF1080 domain-containing protein, protein MPRLLTLAVLFSLCLASARADDGDWKDLFDGKTLVGWKQRGGDAKYRVENGEIVGASVPNTGNSFLCTESDYGDFILELEFKVDPALNSGVQIRSQCFDEPRPFEHEGKRRVIPAGRVHGYQVEIDPSDRAWTAGIYDEARRGWLNDLKNNEPARKAFRPGEWNKLRVECRGDSIKTWLNDVPAADLQDDMTPSGLIALQVHGVGGKKEPLEVRWRNVRIQEIAKKP, encoded by the coding sequence ATGCCTCGTCTGCTTACGCTCGCCGTGCTCTTCTCGCTCTGCCTCGCTTCCGCGCGCGCCGATGACGGCGACTGGAAGGACCTGTTCGATGGCAAAACGCTGGTCGGCTGGAAGCAGCGTGGCGGCGACGCCAAATACCGCGTCGAAAATGGCGAGATCGTTGGCGCCAGCGTCCCCAACACCGGCAATTCGTTTCTCTGCACCGAGAGCGACTATGGCGACTTTATTTTGGAACTGGAGTTCAAAGTCGATCCCGCGCTCAACTCCGGGGTGCAGATTCGCAGCCAATGTTTCGATGAGCCACGCCCCTTTGAACACGAAGGCAAGCGCCGCGTCATTCCGGCCGGTCGCGTGCATGGTTATCAAGTCGAGATCGACCCTTCCGATCGCGCCTGGACGGCCGGCATTTACGACGAAGCTCGCCGCGGCTGGCTGAACGATCTCAAGAATAATGAACCGGCTCGCAAGGCTTTCCGTCCAGGCGAGTGGAACAAGCTGCGCGTCGAGTGCCGCGGCGACTCCATCAAGACCTGGCTGAACGATGTGCCCGCCGCCGACCTCCAGGACGACATGACGCCAAGCGGGTTGATTGCCCTTCAAGTGCATGGCGTCGGCGGCAAAAAAGAACCGCTGGAAGTCCGTTGGCGGAATGTGCGAATCCAGGAAATCGCCAAAAAACCTTGA
- a CDS encoding BON domain-containing protein has protein sequence MHAPSDSTPSDTSLRCDLAHVRPAVAARPRIAEQVQNWLQSSAYQELRKVLCDYHEGILTLRGRVSSFYLKQMAQTLVARHESVIECVNNIEVRAPRGC, from the coding sequence ATGCATGCTCCCTCTGACTCCACTCCCTCCGACACCTCGCTGCGCTGCGATCTGGCCCATGTGCGTCCTGCCGTCGCGGCACGTCCACGAATCGCGGAGCAAGTGCAAAACTGGCTGCAATCGAGCGCCTATCAGGAGTTGCGCAAGGTGCTCTGCGACTATCACGAGGGCATATTGACCCTACGCGGACGCGTCTCTTCCTTTTATCTCAAGCAAATGGCGCAGACGTTGGTCGCACGGCACGAGAGCGTCATTGAGTGCGTCAACAACATCGAGGTCCGCGCTCCGCGCGGCTGCTAG